The region ATATTGACTCCCAAGATGTTGCTCACTTTTTTTTTGCTTGAGCTTAGATGAGACCAATATGGTCCTCATACATATTGTTATTGAGTTTGTTTGAGTAGTAGAACTTTTTTCTAATATTGACTTGATGATTAGTTTTATTCTGGACATGATATTGGCATATtctacttttttaattttttgcatAATCTGTGTTTTTTGCTGATGCTTCTAGGAGTCAATACAATTGCTTCTTACATCGGTCCACTGCTAATCGCAACCTTCACAAACTTTATGTCATCAAACGACGAAAACTTGAGATGGCATCATGGTTTGATGATTGGATTTATCATCTTTGcaaagaatttggagtcactaTCTCAGAGGCAGTGGTACGTTTGGTGCTCGTCGGATCGGCATCAGACATCAGTGTCATGGCAGGTCATGGCATTGATATATAAAAATCTCTGGTCTTGAAGTACAAGGACTGGTAAAATCATTCACTACATCAATATTGACATTGAGAGAATTGCATAGATTTCTTGGCATTTACATGGCATTTGGTTACTCCCATTTCAGGTTACCTCTGCTTTGGGCATCTTGTACAAGAATATAGGGGCTGATCCATCTCTTGCTGCTTTCTTCTCCGCCATATTTGTGATGATAAGTGAATCTTTCACATGGAAGCCAGAGATTTGCAGATAAAAGCCAATTCAGAGGCTTCGAAGAGCGTGAGAGTCCTCACGTTGCATTTGTGGTAACTGACTTtctgataaaaaaaactatttcgTCGTATGGAAATAGAAAGAGGTTTCTGAAAAGTACCTCTACACAAGCTCAGCTATGACTTTTCTTCTCTGGACACATTAGTTTCAGTTGTACCTTTGGGGTGTGCGTCTTGTTAAGGACACCATTAACATCAGTTACAGTTCTCTCAGCTTTAGTTAGTCAATTTCCGAAATCTTCAACAACCTATCTATAATCTGACGAGTTTATGTCTATGGTAGTTCAGACTAATGTTTTAATTGATTGGGTGCAAAATTCCGTCAGGGAAGAAGATtttgatgagattgatgcacACTCATACTTCAGGTATTGAGATCGAAGCTGCATAATCTGCTTTGGCAACAGGATAGAGGTGCACATTCTTGACGTTGAGTTGTAAAGATTCCTGATATTCCAATTTATCTCCTTTCTTGCTTGGAAAAAAGTGTTTGTGAAATAGCAATTCTAGTTTAGAGACTCCATAGTTGATGGTTCACATTTAGTCAATGCTGATTGAAGTAACTTCAGATCTTTTATTACGCTTCTCTACGAAACATACGGCATTGATGCTCTTGGCCAATTGAAATATATGCTAAATTTAGATGTTACATTTTGCTAACTACAGTAGGTATTTGTGGTACCTGGAGATTTGCATTGATGCGCAAGTGTTTGCTTGGGATTGTGTGTAGTCTTCTTAGGTATAGAAATGAAATTATATGGGAATGTAAATGAAGAGACTACATCGAAATAAGTAGTATAAAATTCTCATGGTTGCTATTAAAAATGCAGTTATGATGTTATCTACTCTTTTGGTTGGAATGGAATCGTAATTTCTCAATTGATTTGACATTTGACTAGATTGTATTCCTCAATTAATAGTTAAATACACTTCTGACTTTTTAAGCTATTGGAGAAACTATAtggattttatattttaaaaaatatatacatgtataATAATCCAGCTGtgttactttttaatttttatacacCCAACAATTTAAATGTTAGTAGTACTACATTTATGTTAGATGAGTTCATTTTACATATCGAAAGTTTGCGTTAGACAAGTTCATTTTACATATTAAATGTGATTAATGTTCATTATAGATTATACTATGTCAAATATATTAGACTTCTAACCTATAAATCAAAGTAATAATAATCAAAGTGAAATTGATAGTGACATGGTAAAACATCCAACCATCAACACAGTTTGAGAAGAATTTAAATTTGGACTCTACACTTGGATCACATTATTTAAATTGATGATATTTACCATGATGGTATGGTAATTGGTAAGGAATATTTGAGGCAAGTTAGTAACTCAAAATTAAATTCGATGGGAAATACTACGAGAGAAACTCAATCTTCGTCATAAGCCCTAAATCCAAACCCCCAAATGTATGAAATATAAGGGGAATCCACAGAGAATGGAAATGGCGAAGTGAAGAAAGGGGATCTCTCTCGTCAATTCATCATCTTCCATTTGTCAGAGTGTGGTTGTGTAATTGTATCTGTTGCAGGTAGAAGCTAACGAAACTGCATGAGAGTATCCGCCTCACCATTTAAACCCTagatctctctctcttcctccctTTTTTTTTGGTTAATAATGAAAACTGGTGAGCTTAATGGTGGGAGAATGGCGGGAGACGCCGCACCTCAACCTCCTTCTGCCCAAGAAGAAGCGCTTAAGAAGAGCACCGATTGTGTTTACTTTCTCGCTTCTCCTTTAACATGCATTAAGGTTTttttttccattcactttttcTCGCCTTTTTTTTGTCGTGTTTATTTTATGATACCACATGCGCTTGTTCGtcgctttctctctctctctcctgccTTAATATAATCTTTCTTCGTTGATGAATGTGACTTTTTTGTAATAATTTTCTTGAAGGCTTTATTGAATTAAACCTGTcgattttatattttctttgtgTGTGTGAAGACTTAAATTGTTACTGGTGGTTCAAACAGCTTTGGAGATCTAGAGTTTTGTTTATTCATGAATTTGCCAATTTTTGTTAGCCATGGATAAACCCTACCTTATTTTTTAATACAGTAATTTTTTCCTCTTGCGTCTAATAGTATCTTTTTGACATGTAGCAAGTTAGTTGCTATCTGTCACTCTGTTCATGTCCCCTTTTGATTTTTGTCTTGAATCGAGTGGAGTCTCGATAGAAAGATATATGCTAGTACAATTTGTATTAGTAAAAGGTTAGAATCCTGAGTTGGTTTAAATTGCTAATCATCTATCAACCCTTGCATGTTTTGTTCCATCTGTTGTTTTAGCTGTTTAAATGGTTTATTGGGACTGGAAGTTTAGGGATTGCTTGTTAGCATTGTTTTATTTgctaattatttatataaatcgttagttttatttttttcagggaCATGAGTGTGAGTACCGACACAGTGACTTCGCTAGGCTAAATCCAAGGGACTGTTGGTTCTGGTTAAATAGTAACTGCTTGAACCCAAGCTGTGGATTTCGACATCCGGTTAGTCATTTACCTCTCTTGATTGTAAATACCCAGCCTGAAGTTCAGTTTATTTAGATCCTTATCATGAATATGATATATTGTCCTTAAATAGAGTAATTTGACGTATAATACATGTGCAGATGAGAGTCTAAGCACTTCATGACATGCTTAGATAGTACAGAACATGAAATGACAGATTATTAGGTTGACATGGATTATTTTCTAACACTAGTTTTAAACTTTTGTTCATCAGCCACTTGGTTTACTTGGAACACAACTACCAACACCCTCAGGGTCTGCTCAACCTCTACCACAGACAGCCGCTATGACTCCGGTGCAGGTCATGGATGCAAATAGCATACAAGGGGTGCCCTGTAAATTTTTCCAAAGTGGGTTATGTCTGAAAGGTGACTGGTGTTCTTTTACTCACACACCGAATTCCATGAGATATAAAGCATCAGTGGTGCCTGTAAGAGCAGTTGCGACTGAACCTTCAAATCTCAATAAGGTTGACATCTCAGTGCTGGGAAAGAAGATTCCTCCACCAACAAATAAGAGCAAACCTATCATGTGTCCTCTAGATCAACAACTCGCAGCAGGCGGAGTGAAACCTGACGTCCATAGTAATGAACTTCCTAAAAACAAAAGGATGATCGAAACATCGTGCATCAATGAGCTTCCTGACTATAATAGCCGTCCTGTTTCTAATGAAAACATGGTCCGTGTTAAACAGCCTTATCAAATGGATGACCCTGTGATGATCGATGACAAGAATGTAGGAGATGACTCAAGGGAACCCTCACCTGGTTTTGATGTTCTTGTTGATGACGAGGGGAGAGATTCTGATTTTTTTCTAAGTGAAGACCAATATGGGATGTCAAGGGAATATGAGGCACAGAACAATAATGATAACAATAATTTGACTGAAGAAGATATATTTGCTGAAGCTGATAATGATAGGTACAGGTATATACATGGCTATGAGCCACAAGGGTACCCCAGGGGTCAATATGGTTTGGAGCAGAACAGAGCTTCATCTGAGAGGATGTCAGCAGGTCACAATGGGAGGCCTTATGCTAGGGGTGAATTAGATCTACGAGATTGTTTGACAAGGAAGAAGCAGCATCATGGTTTGAGGTCTGTAATTTGTCATGAGCAGGTTCGTGACAAGCTTGCTAATGATCATAGCCATGAAAGATATGCTCCCCGGCATGAGGATGCTCTTAGCAATCGCCTTCAAGGAAGAATAAGGCTTCCACGAAGATCATCATATCCAGCTGATAGGGAAATGATTAGGCGAGCTGACAATGGTAGACTGTCTTCTGCCAACGGATGGAAGAATCATAAAGGCCCGCACTTTAAAAGGGTTAAGAATCATAAAGAATCGCATTACACTACGGATCAACAGCAACCAGTTAAGAGAAAATATGACACCATTGAAAGAAATGGGAGCAGTGTTTCTTTTGAAGGGCCAAAGCCTCTAGAGGAGATTCTGAAACGGAAGAAAGGCGAAGGAACTGTCAACATTAGGAATTCTTCGGAGGGCGAAAATGGTAGTAGGATTGGTGAGAGTTCAGTGTATGAACAGAGGGACTAGGTGGTGGGGTGGATTTTGATACGTATGAGGGTGATAATGGTGAAGAAGAGGAATATCTTGATGGCAATGGCGACGAGTTTGCATAGAAGCTGGGTGTTATGTAGACCTgaaaggaaaaatgagaaagaTTGATTCAATTCGTCTTTTTGATAATATTTGGATATTTGTTTTGGGGTAACAAGTAGAGAAAGATGGTTGGTCCCCTTTGGTCAGTGGGAGTTATTTTTTTGTTGCTTTGCAACTCCTCCTGACGATATATTTTTTGTGCTACGCCATGCCATGATCAGCAATCCAAAAAAAACACACGTTACAGATTTCAACATTAGAAATAAAAAGGAGTCATCATCTTCAAAATAACTTATCATTAATGTAAACCTTGAACCAAATCTATACTACATCAACTTGTCGTCCTCCTGCAAGCTCTAGTTTATGCATTGGGTAACGGGAACCGTTGATGTTAAACTGCCGATTTCGGTTCCAAAACTATAACCTCTGGTTCGACCTTTGGAAACACTGAGGGGTTGAAAATCCATCCAAAAAAAAGGGATGAATCAACTATGATAGGAAAATAAATGATCTTGTAACGAGGAAGTCTACAATTTGTACACATAACAACGTGTTTACTTTTGTAACGACGTAGGTGGTGGGAAATACATCTGCAATTCAAGTGGAATTCGTAGTTTCTTTAACtatataaatttcaaaattttaatttataaattcatTTAATTGGAAATTACAGAAATGTGAAAAAACAAGTGAATAATATGTGTAGTGCTCAACCGTTGGATCTTCTTATTCAAACTAGAGAGTGTTCACTCTAGAATTGTCCAGACAAAATCATTCCATCATCCCACATTTAAGACTTACTATAAATTTAGTGTAAAGTTTTTTAATTTGTACTGGTacagtattttttatttgatccCTACTTATATTATCATCAAGAAAAATGTCCCTTCTTTTGTCCCATGATATGAGAGAGCAAAGAAGAAAAGCTgtcaaaagaaaaaagtagaggCAAAAAACAGGCCCCCAAAAATCAGAATAAAGAGAGGTCCCCCCTCTTGCAATcctattcaattttttttctccttttgggTGTGAAAATGAAATCTGGTAGAAAGATATTGACCTTATTCCCTACATAAGAAAAAAGATTCTTATGCTTATGacaaatttaataaagtaaGCCTCTATATCTATAAAAATATAGAGTTTCCACATCAAAAAGAAGAAGATATCCACACCCTCTTAGAATGGTTCCAAGAAACCTCACCCACACAAACCAGGCTTTTATCTGGACTCTGAAGTGATTCCATCGTCATaaggaataaaatatattttgatccTGCCATTCTGAGCTTtatctaaaaaaattattgggATGATGTGACAAAAAGTTTTCTTGATATATATAGTGGATTTTCAGattttaatcatgagatttattAAGATATTTGTATTCCACATATGGTAATGTTAACACGAGATCAATATACAGTAGCCTAAAGGCGTTTTATAGTGGGGGTAGTACtacaaaactaaaaatattttactacTACCATTATTTACACTGTACACTCATATATGAGACATGTACCAAATCTAATCACATGTCTCAACAATGCAACAAAATCTCAATGTAAGAAACTTTATCATATAATTTCAACTTCCTACATGTCTACACCTATCATCTATTTATAGACAACTTGCTTTACATAGAAATGATTTAATTTCTACTCCAAAAGCCGGTTTCTCATTTTTAGGCTTTCTGATACTCATGGGTTAGATTTTGACACATGAGAAATAGTAACTTTTAgataatatagtactatatctAAATAATTTGGGTAAATTAGAATTTACCACCCACCGCATTCATTATTTCACAATCTTTGGTCCACACCTTGGATTTTGATGAGATAAGCAATTTTATTTGAACATGCATTCTATCTTTAAATATGTATCTTGTCTCAGAATTTTATGAATCAAACTTTCTATTTTCATGAAACTTCTAGAGATAAAAGGGTAAAATTGCTCACTTGTAAAATTTGACTACTGAGGAGTAAgaacattttttatttagaaaaaaagaGTAAGGAcagaaataaaagtaaaaattaattaaacattCGAATGCTGCATTTGTTTTTGAATAGATGTGTTATTTATTTGAAATCAAATTTAAGTCAAATAATACTAGTTCAgtttcaattttatttgataaaatgattcCTTATTCTACCATCAAGTTTCTTTTCATACAATTAGGATAGATCATACtccaacaattaaataaaaaacaagatTAACAACTTATGAGTCCCATATACTATGATAAAGGTCAAGatgaaaaaaaacaagaaatgtgAGAATGGCAAAGCTGAAGAAGAACAGAAGGGACAGAGACAGCACAAAGAGAAACATCATCTGTCTCTCTCACTCCATCCCTCAATCTACACACACTGCTAACTGTACAAACAAAAGTCACTGTCACACTCTGCAACCCCCCACTCACCACTCAACCCAACCCTCATATACAATGCACTCCCCTATATCTATCTATATAAACATACTTCTTCCACCAATTTTATCTCCTATCATAGAGAATTGTTGAAAGAGAGCTCTTTTTGGCTAATAAGAATGGGAGAAGGAGGTGAGCTAGATGATGTAGCTGTGCAGTGTGAGTCAAATGGTGCAATTGTTTATGGGAAAAGGATGCTGAAGAGATTGGTGTGGAGAGTGAGAGCAGAGATGAGGAAGATGAGGAAGAAGCAGAGGACTGATTTCAGCTTCTGCTATGATCCTTTGAGCTATGCTCTCAACTTTGATGACGGCAATTTTGGGTTTTTTTGCAcctagatagatagatagatagtgTTTGAATTTCTGCTATGGTCTTGTACagctcttttttctttttcaagaATCATGTTGTGTTGTGTTCTTCCTATTTTGAGGGATTAAGTTGTAATGAAGTTGCTAATTAATGGACTAATGTTAGCCGGTTAGGTTGTACTAGTACTAATTATTTGTTTTCTGATCTTATTTAAATCTCCATGCTTTATgtgaaaaatattactactactaatgtttttatttcacGGTATGCTGCAAAAGTAACACTCTCTCCGTTGATCTTTTCTGTGAAATGCCAagcacaaaattaaatttaaggctatggagaaaaataagaataaaagtTGGGGATGccttagtattttaatttttacccCACTTTTTTAGATTGGAATTAAATTATCTGTGTGTTTTTGGTTTAGTTTTTATCTAACATTAATAACGATTGTGATACATAAGTTTAACGGTATTTCTGTACTAGTTGTTAAGTGGCCCGGCCCGGACCAACCTAGGCCAGGCCCACCATCAAATATTTTCGAATACAGTATTTGGTTATTGTAAACTAGTCTCCCCTAAAGTCCAAAACTTTTATGTTATCTACAAGACTACaacaaaatactactcctatttgAATAAATATATCTTTAATCCTATTTATATCCACGTGGATGCCAAGTAGACTGCTTTTCGAAGGCTATGAAGCTTATATATTTCTATTGATAGGATAGTATGGATATAGATTATTTGGGATATTAGaacatccacaatagcgcctagcgcaccgccgagcgcggcgctcggctaggcggtgcgctaggcgatctattgcaaccgcctagcggatttcgtgataaaaaaccgcctagcgctcggcggttccgcggcgctaggcggtgcgcaaggcgatccgctaggcgctattgcagcgtccggatcgcccagcgcaccgcctagcacgaatttttaattttttttttccgaaacactatatatacgcgacttgcctgtcattttcattcgcaccacttgtattaacgagtactctctctatcttaatttctgtacaagatcaacacctagaaatgagtaacaCCGGTGGTAGTGGTGTGAGTGGTGgagatgctgaggagtacgagcgtataatgaacgaagcgctagaggcctatacgaaccgtgagattgatcaatggatgcagagggccttgcagccggcggtacctcgacctcgaccagtggtacaccgccgagcggtgattgatcgtgatcacgtagctgcacatcagcgcctatacgaagactacttcgcacaggagccgcggttcaacgccaaccttttcaggcgccgttttaggatgcgcaggtccctgtttatgcgtattgttaacggattggagcagcgatatctgtatttccgctttaggcacgatgcgtctggcagacccgaccacactcctattcaaaagtgcactgcggcaatccggcagttggcctacggaggcgctgcagacatgtgggacgagtacctccacatcggtgagacaactgccctggagtgtatgaagtatttctgtcagggcgtgattgaaatattcggtgatcagtaccttcgaagccctaccacCGATGACTGCTGGGatttgctgcggatgcacggggaacagcatgggttcccagggatgttaggcagcatagattgtatgcattgggagtggaagaactgccccgccgcctagAAGGGGATGTATactaccggctacaagggaaagaatctcacgatgatcctcgaggcagtagctgattaccggctgtggatttggcatgcgtattttgggatagctggttcgaacaacgacctcaacgtcctcaactcgtcgccacttttcaacgagcagtgtcagggtgtcggtccggccatcagttttgtcgccaacgacaaccgacatgatatgggctactacttggcggatgggatataccctaggtggcccgtctttgtgaagacgatccgatgcccaggagatgagaagaaggcctactttgcggcacggcaggagtcggcgcgcaaggacgtggaacgcgcatttggtgtgctccaggctcgatgggcggcagttaaggggccaacgcgtttgtggcacgtcgactgcattgctgatataatgtacgcctgtataatcatgcacaacatgattatcgaagatgaaggtggacaactgactgattgggccaacgacgataatgaagctggtccaagccacggcgtagccgcccctaacgtacggagtggggtacccaACGATGAAGACGACCGCCTcgaagcacatgccgacatgcgccaaacggaggctcatattcgactccaaaaggatttaattgaagagttatgggcgcggaggactgcacgactgtagtttttttttaattatgtaattttttttaattaatgtacttttaaattttattaatattagtgaattttctcgtttttgtggcgtaaatttaattccgtatattgtgtgattgttaattatttcattttgtatatatttgttaatagtgatgtggatagtattattaatgtttctcgtatatgtctcgtaaattaaattccgtatattgtgtgattgttaattatgtcattttatataattgttattaatGATGTgactattgatgtggctgggctatttatgatgtggctaggctatggctgggctatttatgatgtggctaggctatggctgggctatttatgatgtggcaggaggatttttagtgctgatgatgtggcagtggctaggatatggctgggctattgctgaactatttctattgtggatggccttaggagTACCATTATTTATGGTCACATATGGTATTAAGTAGGTAATTCACCTAAAAATTGTTACTCCAATGACTTATATATTTATCGTTACACCAACGTTTATATATTTAACGACAATTACTTTTGATAATTAATACTTACTCCCGTACAACATAAATTGTTAATggaactttttattttattttattttattttattttattttcttttcttttcttttcttttcttttcattctttGCAAGCATGAAGCAATAGAGCCAAAGCCACAAGAAATCCAGCTCTTGAGGCGGAGTTGTCGACTCTATCTGCTAAAACCCCCAACTACTAAACCTCGATTGCATCGAACCCTACGCCATTTTCTTCAAATCTCCTCCTTCCCACACTCTCCCCTCAATTCGTTCCTCCCATCTCTGTCTTCTACGGAGAGTGCCCCCGATCAAGATTGGATTTTTCACGAGGTACCAGCTCTCCTGAAAAGATTTCTACTTTCCAAATAATGGGTCTGATTTTGTTTCTCTGTTTGTTCCTTTCAGAAAATTAACTGATTCGCTTGATCTGAAAATGGACTCCGCAGCCATGACATTTTGCAGCAATTCAGTTTGCTCACGCCCCGTGAGTAATCTGATTTAGCGTATCTTTCTTGGCACATCTCTTCTTGCGTGtgaagttttgatttttcgttTTCTTCTACACCATTTATTGCATGCTGAGTAATGTAATACTATGTGCTTCTATCCGTGCGATGCAATTCGATTTAAAGTAATTGAACTTCTTAAGATGTTTGATTATTGAGTGTTTGATCTGTCTAGAACATGTTTAGAATGTAATGGGATGTGATGTCTGCGTGATCCAAGTTCAACCATGTAATTCATAGTTTTGGCCTTGTTTCTAAACTTCTGATGTATTTTGCAATGAAGGGTTTATTCATGGAGGCTACGCCTGGAATCAGGAGCTCCCAGTGTAGCTTCATGACAGGGAATAGGTTTAATTTCCTTCGTCAGAGGGTCCAGGCTTCTCGGGCTGGTACTAAATCTGGAAAGCGTGGTGGCGCGCATGCTGCCACATGCCGTGATGATAAAATTCTGGTGGCTAACAGAGGAGAGATTGCTGTTCGTGTCATTCGGACAGCCCATGAAATGGGAATCCCTTGTGTAGCGGTTTACTCAACAATCGATAAAGATGCTCTTCATGTAAAACTTGCTGATGAGTCTGTTTGCATTGGAGAAGCACCAAGCAGTCAATCGTAAGGACTTAAACATCATCAAATCATATCACTCCATCACAATTATAGGACTTAAACATAGTATTCTTGATTGTAGTGAATAAActaaatttctttttctttcagttaCTTGGTAATTCCGAATGTCTTATCTGCTGCAATCAGCCGTGATTGTACCATGCTTCATCCTGGATATGGGTTCCTTTCTGAGAATGCTGTTTTTGTTGACATGTGCCGAGAGCATGGGATCAACTTTATTGGGCCAAATGTAAGTTTCAATTTGGAGTGTTTTTATAGAGTCAACATCATAGGAGTACCATCTATCCTTAAATGTGGCAAGCTTTCTTGCCAGCTGAGTTGGCCACTCTGTTGCTACATTATCAGTGCAATTTGGTTAGATATTTGGATAACTGTTCTAGTAAGTTATGATTTGTTGACATCTTGTTCCTTGTTTAGATATTTGGAAATCTCTATAAATATTCATACGATAAACAATTTCCTTCCGTGGCCATTAGGTTTTTGTCCATATCAAGTAAACCTGTATATCGGAGAAAATTAGTATATTGTAGCCTTATATGGTTAACCTTCTTCCAATTGTGGTTATTCCAAGTTATGGCATTCTATTTATAGTCTCTTAAAATCCTGGATGCATTAAAACTATTGGTGTTGAAACCTGAACTGCAGCCTGACAGCATTCGGGTGATGGGTGACAAATCAACAGCTAGAGAAACAATGAAGAATGCTGGTGTTCCGACTGTCCCTGGAAGTGATGGTTTGTTACAGGTACTGCTTTTGTAAAGAATGTTAGTAAAACTTATCATAAGAAATCCAATATTGA is a window of Salvia splendens isolate huo1 chromosome 3, SspV2, whole genome shotgun sequence DNA encoding:
- the LOC121794607 gene encoding zinc finger CCCH domain-containing protein 17-like, which produces MTPVQVMDANSIQGVPCKFFQSGLCLKGDWCSFTHTPNSMRYKASVVPVRAVATEPSNLNKVDISVLGKKIPPPTNKSKPIMCPLDQQLAAGGVKPDVHSNELPKNKRMIETSCINELPDYNSRPVSNENMVRVKQPYQMDDPVMIDDKNVGDDSREPSPGFDVLVDDEGRDSDFFLSEDQYGMSREYEAQNNNDNNNLTEEDIFAEADNDRYRYIHGYEPQGYPRGQYGLEQNRASSERMSAGHNGRPYARGELDLRDCLTRKKQHHGLRSVICHEQVRDKLANDHSHERYAPRHEDALSNRLQGRIRLPRRSSYPADREMIRRADNGRLSSANGWKNHKGPHFKRVKNHKESHYTTDQQQPVKRKYDTIERNGSSVSFEGPKPLEEILKRKKGEGTVNIRNSSEGENGSRIGESSVYEQRD